The Plasmodium berghei ANKA genome assembly, chromosome: 8 genome has a segment encoding these proteins:
- a CDS encoding protein kinase, putative, whose protein sequence is MHNNSYIEKDNFICSNNNDNNHIIKKNTSHNISSTSTGASTPISQNNVICNSSNIILNSNKNRSSNSNNFSLKSNKNSNNNVDICNNNSGYNDKLDQLKEMNLDNSEPEINPIENSENAQKNYIEALRKRKSNPEINLKRGDEISKNQCLFIYDNLILKNKNKKVQKLIKKLSINAFNLYFPKSSNIYNQMPMVLSLLNGDVDDVLISLKYLIDYFDKINFLIVNILNKLKKKKKIKSNQVITHLIDFILNKLCEKNINYKYNKTNILDFYDNLMCPGASFFESGIKSDAINLKDLRLIYFYKHDIKIKKEKNFIQKKSIDINDNEEDILNNYFIDKDRNIHDFVIKNSEYELNYNKYLKKKKHILTGEIPIPNICIGVNEYFNEKSIFDFEYSDIFSKKDKNSNDINKYVRKYIKNKTKCSQNNICNCITNIIVSIDNDAKLRNHVNAAKNETKNIKNILIKIRKIENLVNRIIKYDHENQIIYSLDKEEDESEKSESEISESEKSNDEQGDINSKSEIFYCEKSDNFNFSGNKIVAHEKFQEKNDEHVIAKEMAEEMKGIYLNSDNPLNKHSEIKKPDQEMHKKKGIGYGNDNNEGVKICRGMCGDNLKMYNNDTDKEVQDFDKINLKEKENNLISCCTQNENTKYCLNKCSDIFKRTFSEIYSSEEKKKMKKQKTIDSYDNDNGSDESIKTYYWENLDFNCVFLGSIKKGTCRHKSLLFKVLCDAVGIPCRFIRYVKNGQVQYYNLVLIPSIPAQNVIEIIIPIFWDKRIKTKSNISGYNKLSISSFLNNIKMKFSNIDNFFLRTWENSTEFINIDDYFTLKKKLGIGGFGEVWSVSLKSDIEENSSFFFFSIKKTSHFALKIMDINEFNLNESIIMREKAHINVINFYCVFKGYQLLTNRQHEKERKESFCFLLELADTSLEKVFSDKNVAYNLNFVRLTLMEIANIMSYIHKQTPNHEFYIYRDLKPDNILIKNKKILLTDFNLSRKIDADFEYLMSQCCGTKGHLAPEQKSLVYDQKIDIWAFSIIIAKFLKHKNFNYFSYDNYKIDLKHFEIQDKFLINLLLVCVDESPFMRPSFSEIFRLLFDEIIRNELEEYYRGRTLHDF, encoded by the exons atgcACAACAATAGttatatagaaaaagacaattttatatgttcaaataataatgataacaaccatataataaaaaaaaacaccaGTCATAATATTAGTAGCACGTCTACAGGTGCTTCCACCCCTATTAGCCAGAATAATGTCATTTGCAATAGTAGCAATATTATCCTGAACAGCAATAAGAATAGAAGTAGCAATAGTAACAATTTTAGCCTGAAAAgcaataaaaatagcaaTAACAATGTCgatatatgtaataataatagtggatataatgataaattagATCAACTAAAAGAAATGAATTTAGACAATTCTGAACCCGAAATTAACCCAATTGAAAACAGCGAAAATGcccaaaaaaattacatcGAAGCTTTAAGAAAGCGAAAATCAAACCCtgaaata AATTTGAAAAGAGGAGATGAAATAAGCAAGAATCAATGTTTATTCATTTATgacaatttaatattaaaaaacaaaaataagaaagtgcaaaaacttataaaaaaactgTCTATAAATGCCTTCaacttatattttccaaaaaGTTCAAATATCTACAACCAAATGCCTATG GTTTTGTCTCTGTTAAATGGCGATGTCGATGACGTTTTAATTTCccttaaatatttaattgactattttgataaaataaattttttgatagtaaacattttaaataaattaaaaaaaaaaaaaaaaataaaaagtaatCAAGTTATTACACATTTAATTGACTTTATACTAAACAAACTTTGTGagaaaaacataaattataaatacaataaaacaaatattttagaCTTTTACGATAATTTGATGTGCCCTGGAGCATCCTTTTTTGAATCTG GAATAAAGAGTGACGCTATCAATCTAAAAGACCTGAGgctaatttatttttacaagcatgatataaaaatcaaaaaagagaaaaactTCATCCAAAAGAAAAGTAtagatataaatgataatgaagaagatatattaaataattattttatagaCAAAGATAGAAATATTCATGattttgttataaaaaatagtgagtatgaattaaattataataaatatttaaaaaaaaaaaaacatatattaactGGCGAAATACCAATAccaaatatatgcataggtgtgaatgaatattttaatgaaaaatccATATTTGACTTTGAATATTctgatattttttcaaaaaaagataaaaactctaatgatattaataaatatgttaggaaatatataaaaaacaaaacaaaatgtAGCCAAAATAACATCTGCAATTGTATTACCAATATTATTGTAAGTATAGACAATGATGCAAAACTTCG GAACCACGTTAATGCagcaaaaaatgaaacaaaaaatattaaaaatattttaattaagaTAAGgaaaattgaaaatttgGTGAAtagaataattaaatatgatCATGAAAaccaaattatatatagcCTTGACAAGGAAGAGGATGAATCAGAAAAATCAGAGTCGGAAATATCAGAATCGGAAAAATCGAACGATGAACAAGGGGATATAAACTCGAAATCggaaattttttattgtgaAAAATCTGACAATTTCAATTTTAGTGGCAATAAAATCGTTGCCCATGAAAAATttcaagaaaaaaatgatgaacaTGTAATAGCAAAAGAAATGGCAGAAGAAATGAAAggaatatatttgaatagCGACAACCCATTGAATAAACACAGCGAAATAAAGAAACCTGATCAAGAAATGCATAAAAAGAAAGGAATAGGGTATggaaatgataataatgaagGTGTCAAAATATGTAGAGGAATGTGTGGCGATAATcttaaaatgtataataacGATACAGATAAAGAAGTTCAagattttgataaaataaatttaaaagaaaaagaaaacaatCTAATAAGTTGTTGCacacaaaatgaaaatactaaatattgtttaaataaatgtagCGACATTTTCAAAAGAACCTTTTCTGAAATATATTCTtctgaagaaaaaaaaaaaatgaaaaaacaaaaaacaaTAGACAGTtatgataatgataatgGTAGTGATGAAAgtataaaaacatattattgGGAAAACCTCGATTTTAATTGTGTTTTTTTGGGAAGTATAAAGAAAGGTACATGCAGACACAAATCCCTTCTTTTTAAA GTTCTATGTGACGCTGTGGGAATTCCCTGTAGATTTATTCGTTATGTTAAAAATGGGCAAGTTCAATATTACAACCTTGTATTAATTCCGTCTATTCCtg CTCAAAATGTCAttgaaattattattccaattttttgggataaaagaataaaaacaaaatcaAATATTAGTGGATACAACAAACTATCTATTTCAAgctttttaaataatataaaaatgaaatttagcaatatagataatttttttctgag aACCTGGGAAAATAGCACTGagtttataaatatagatgaTTATTTTACgctgaaaaaaaaactcgGAATAGGTGGTTTTGGGGAAGTATGGAGTGTATCATTAAAGAGTGATATTGAAGAAAATagttctttttttttttttagtataaaaaaaacttcTCATTTTgctttaaaaattatggaTATAAA cGAATTTAATTTGAATGAATCTATTATTATGAGGGAAAAGGCACATATAAATGtgattaatttttattgtgtGTTTAAAG GATATCAACTATTAACAAATAGACAACATGAAAAAGAGAGGAAAGAatctttttgttttcttttgGAATTAGCAGATACATCATTAG AGAAAGTTTTTTCTGATAAAAATGTGGCAtataatttgaattttGTTCGACTAACTCTTATGGAAATAGCCaa TATCATGTCTTATATCCATAAGCAAACACCAAATCATgagttttatatttatcgaGATTTAAAACCggataatattttaataaag aataaaaaaatattattaacagattttaatttatcgAGAAAAATTGATGCCGACTTTGAATATTTAATGAGTCAGTGCTGTGGAACTAAAGGTCATTTGGCTCCTGAACAAAAAAGTCTTGTTTATGATcaaaaaattgatatatgggcattttctattattatagcaaaatttttaaagcataaaaattttaattactTTTCTTATGACAACTACAAAATAGATTTAAAGCACTTTGAGATTCAA gACAAATTTCTGATCAATCTGCTGCTCGTGTGTGTGGACGAAAGCCCGTTTATGAGGCCCTCGTTTTCGGAGATATTTAG GCTATTATTCGATGAGATTATCCGAAATGAACTTGAAGAATATTATAGAGGAAGAACGTTGCAcgatttttaa
- a CDS encoding monocarboxylate transporter, putative, which yields MNIIPQRAIPYIVLVGAFLYNLNIGILNSYGNLSIYLTSYLRYKGNDVTYRSVSFIYELTVITLGLSMLLGNYVQKKLGERLTILISCIGIFLSFYLSSIYTHSYYLLCIFMGITYAIGYGISFTIPLSCAYKHFTNNRGLISGIVISAISLSPFLYCPLQTLIINKDNILPIQSGNDSKEMYFKDINVLNRVPYVLFIQSIIFLILATLGGLMATIGTINDSIDGENIAILDNTNKNGNFGDNNTSLDVEKGNNYRNLGENTESGLFKSLKKKKKKKKGSDILNMDDYYSDLYKGKNFIFFIFYAPLNFFSNLINQLKQRKGYYFNKKCTEDILFFVLWLSIVLFNGYINYIIMYWKIIGVTYTQIEDTIITLNGSLINSMTNIAGRLIWGIIYDKINMNITILLLGFFISVACFTLPAVAHIYPLYAICCGIFYFCIGGSLVTIPVITLKKYGEKYFSLNMSILYTSRIANTFLCSLVVKYFYNWLKLRCLSSVFGILSIISTIILYGITV from the exons ATGAACATTATACCGCAACGCGCCATTccatatattgttttagTAGGCGCTTTTTTATACAATCTTAATATTG GAATACTCAACTCCTATGGAAATCTAAGCATTTATTTAACCTCCTATTTGCGATATAAGGGAAATGATGTGACATACAGAAGTgtatcatttatttatgaattAACTGTGATAACATTAGGTTTATCTATGTTATTAGGAAATTATgtccaaaaaaaattgggAGAAAGATTAACTATATTGATATCATGTAttggaatatttttatcgttttatttatcctcaatatatacacattcTTATTATctattatgtatatttatggGCATTACATATGCAATAGGATATGGAATATCATTTACTATTCCTTTATCATGTGcatataaacattttacAAACAACAGAGGATTAATTAGTGGAATTGTTATATCAGCAATTTCTCTAAGCCcgtttttatattgtcCATTACAAACATTAAtcataaataaagataatatattacCAATTCAATCTGGAAATGATTCAAAAGAAATGTATTTTAAGGATATTAATGTTTTAAATAGAGTGCCATATGTCCTTTTTATACAgtcaattatatttttaattttagcTACTCTTGGGGGGTTAATGGCAACAATTGGTACAATAAATGATTCAATTGATGGTGAAAATATTGCAATTTTagataatacaaataaaaatgggaATTTTGGAGATAATAATACTTCTTTGGATGTagaaaaaggaaataattATAGAAATTTGGGAGAAAATACTGAATCTGGTTTATTCaaatcattaaaaaaaaaaaaaaaaaaaaaaaaaggatccgatattttaaatatggaTGATTATTATAGTGATTTGtataaaggaaaaaattttattttttttatattttatgctcctttaaacttttttagtaatttaataaaccaattaaaacaaagaaaaggatattattttaataaaaaatgcacagaagatatattgttttttgttttatggCTAtctattgttttatttaatggATATATTAACTACATAATTATGTATTGGAAAATTATAGGAGTAACATACACACAAATTGAAGATACTATAATAACACTTAATGGAAGTTTAATAAATAGTATGACCAATATAGCAGGGCGATTAATATGGggtataatatatgataaaataaatatgaatataactatattattacttgggttttttatttcagtTGCATGTTTTACATTACCAGCAGTTGCCCATATATATCCTTTATATGCAATCTGTTGtggaattttttatttttgtattggTGGAAGCCTAGTTACTATACCAGTAAttactttaaaaaaatatggcgaaaaatatttttctttaaatatgtctattttatatacttcAAGAATAGCTAACACATTTTTGTGTAGTTTAGttgttaaatatttttataattggCTTAAACTTCGTTGTTTAAGTTCAGTTTTTGGCATCCTTTCTATTATTTCAACTATCATTCTCTATGGAATTACAGTCTag
- a CDS encoding tetratricopeptide repeat protein, putative, producing MKRKDNKRCETNMTESDRIIRKKKEDNLFEMLRNNDVRSKSSLNLIWMDYFYHDIKNITNKIASFSNQSSKKEAYKKYMLAFNINVNDACIYFKDILINTFKIYDEIKLDYILYIKKHAQKTNNMLFLKYLYNINVFQEDISICPFSCDNYTNNVVDKFYALYNNNSNYDESKEIKRLYINLEICRKCICNTFKFLGDLFRYKYKFFNEDKKENEFNSYINYYRSLYYSRSNGYLFTQLSLLYTNTNPIKSLYFHFLSLISYRPSKSRDTVVIFMEQILDKKNTAEAILQFVKDVYQFSDESGESSESGEDQTENNSDHTCMNNKKIKRIIKKRSKSISHRRKSRKRSHSYKNRKYNNSSIENDIETCSSIDIHSYSKNVAGTYSSSSGSSCSENGNDTCSRTKPFRSNTNKKSNHDCIDDGKNGKNGKNEHRRNGNSGEELTTKQLLRRICNEKKMDISKKKNKNKKINKKINIKKNGAYKELKETIVKFYISYFKIIKLLFSKIDMNKFEKKKNKFMYYTNKYVKIQYYNKIDNDLIFKNIIVIVFTLLSMIIYIITNQYDIKRNKIDKFFYGNVDINKYIYKNEQIYFSFILIHEILLSCKYFYNNFYPKYLSIFIYIMYWIHNEPSLNNTHITKLDEQDNEEKNNLIKQYHEYYKKKATVDFCSNNNKKDGEKKKYCKNNDQEYLKNGDIIHSIKDLIYSIKIKEDVKFDIRLLYYILDEDSCVHPFLNDLEFQNENIRLSKCQDSRNSQINTYSVQELSDFDNSDEEDVIFLKKKIFGKSSSFSTDKKLKKEKNNKLNKYNELYEDSELYNDYENTENDSCSDYTSIQSKDKKKGKVKQYEESQKINHTNFMINKNKHKKYFTNDKKNDEEIYHMGKIEDKIRIIRFYSILNSKNKIDNKNKISKESKNKILKQTKNEYLKTNIKKNNSKRIKMIKNIRIFSKDVQNKQADNDPLISCIIANKRLKKKSENTDSTSDDMNNQSDSSYISHSNDNELKSESENSKIAMITNSNNSDEDTEDKSLRNSSSINSDTRNSTSGYVSNYTTSEDYEGSDSKSSKTVLNKLCDSKKLKKRHTSLNNKFIVDNKNGKIDSNEENNNTDIIKTYHENIIPKNEETTKREINVCHISVKNNSISNNNEYLYNNRKNILNDICVQKNSNFVDSTKFTKLEYLPFTPTQKDNLYDSLKTSIINNSSNYNEIKKDTYEEILNDVVINYRNKNEGGISLNILNSNLYFNERNKKVVLLDGKNIGTRYQSNYIKYFDIFRIKTVLDYYKLNKYKVKIIIPQEYVIQHSDTLNIRHLIQKKSQKEPIYYTSNGINEKNYHINSNYHSDNHLYKNNGYDINNDIIEDTENNEFYLNTKDLLFFKHLNILGCLITHPLESYYQFCIYLIQKFNSGFVTNITISELASKLHKYEQAIQPIFPHLISYTFLGDEFLPNPDFKWPTSNSMK from the coding sequence atgaagagaaaagataataaaaggTGTGAAACTAATATGACAGAGAGTGATCGAAtaattcgaaaaaaaaaagaggaTAATCTTTTTGAAATGTTAAGAAATAACGATGTAAGATCAAAATCTTCGCTGAACCTCATATGGATggattatttttatcatgatataaaaaatataacaaacaAAATTGCAAGTTTTTCAAATCAAAGTAGCAAAAAAGAAgcttataaaaaatacatgtTAGCATTCAATATAAATGTTAATGATGCttgcatatatttcaaaGACATTCTAATTAatacatttaaaatatatgatgaaataaaattagattacatattatacataaagAAACATGCCCAAAAAACGAACaatatgttatttttgaaatatctatataatataaatgtgttTCAAGAAGACATAAGCATTTGCCCATTTAGTTGCGATAATTATACTAATAATGTTGTAGATAAATTCTAtgcattatataataataatagtaattaCGATGAAAGTAAGGAAATTAAACGATTATATATCAATTTAGAAATATGTAGAAAATGTATATGCAACACATTTAAATTTCTTGGGGATTTGTttagatataaatataaattttttaatgaagaTAAGAAGgaaaatgaatttaattcatatattaattattataggTCTTTATATTATTCCAGATCTAAtggatatttatttactcagttatcattattatatacaaatacaAATCCTATAAAATCtttgtattttcattttttatcactAATATCATATCGGCCATCTAAAAGCAGGGATACtgttgttatttttatggaACAAATattagataaaaaaaatacagcGGAAGCGATTTTGCAATTCGTTAAGGATGTCTATCAGTTTAGTGACGAAAGTGGCGAAAGTAGCGAAAGTGGTGAGGACCAGACAGAAAACAATAGTGATCATACTTGTATGaataataagaaaataaaaaggatcataaaaaaaaggtcTAAATCAATTAGCCATCGAAGAAAATCCAGAAAGAGGAGCCATTCATATAAGAacagaaaatataataatagtagtatagaaaatgatattGAAACATGTAGTAGTATTGACATACATAGTTATAGCAAAAATGTTGCTGGCACATATAGTAGTAGTAGTGGAAGCAGTTGTAGCGAAAATGGTAATGATACTTGTAGTAGAACTAAGCCTTTTAGGAgcaatacaaataaaaagagTAACCATGATTGTATAGATGATGggaaaaatggaaaaaacgGAAAAAATGAGCATAGAAGGAATGGAAACTCGGGGGAAGAACTAACAACAAAGCAATTGCTACGAAGAATTTGtaatgagaaaaaaatggatatttctaaaaaaaaaaataaaaataaaaaaataaataaaaaaataaatataaaaaaaaatggcgCATACaaagaattaaaagaaacaattgtaaaattttatattagttattttaaaattataaaactattattttcaaagattgatatgaataaatttgaaaaaaaaaaaaataaatttatgtattatacaaataaatatgtaaaaattcaatactataataaaatagataatgatttaatatttaaaaatattattgttattgtTTTTACTTTGCTAAGTAtgatcatatatattattactaatCAGTATGAcataaaaagaaataaaatagacaaatttttttacgGAAATgttgatataaataaatatatatataaaaatgagcaaatatatttttcatttattttaattcatgaaattttattatcatgtaaatatttttataacaatttttatccaaaatatttatctatatttatatatataatgtattgGATTCATAATGAGCCAAGTTTAAACAATACACACATAACTAAACTAGATGAGCAAGacaatgaagaaaaaaataatttaattaagcAATATCATGAatattataagaaaaaagCAACAGTTGATTTTTgttctaataataataagaaggatggtgaaaaaaaaaaatattgtaaaaataacgATCAagaatatttgaaaaatggTGACATTATACATAGTATTAAAGATTTGATATatagtataaaaattaaagaggATGTTAAATTTGATATTCGTTTGTTGTATTATATACTCGATGAAGATTCGTGTGTTCATCCATTTTTGAATGATCTAGAATtccaaaatgaaaatattcgATTATCAAAATGTCAGGATAGTAGAAATAGTCAAATTAATACTTATTCTGTTCAAGAATTAAGTGATTTTGATAATTCCGATGAAGAAgatgttatatttttaaaaaaaaaaatttttggaaaatcttcttcattttccacagataaaaaattaaaaaaagaaaagaataataagctaaataaatataatgaattatatGAAGATTCTGAATTGTATAATGACTATGAAAACACAGAAAATGATAGTTGTAGTGATTATACGAGTATTCAAAgtaaagataaaaaaaaaggaaaagtGAAACAGTATGAAGAAtctcaaaaaataaatcatacaaattttatgataaacaaaaataagcacaagaaatattttaccAATGATAAGAAAAATGACGAAGAAATATACCATATGGGTAAAATAGAAGataaaataagaataatacgattttattcaattttgaatagcaaaaataaaattgacaacaaaaataaaatttctaaggaaagtaaaaataaaattttaaaacaaacCAAAAATGagtatttaaaaacaaatattaagaaaaataattcaaaacGAATTAAAATGATCAAAAACATACGAATATTTTCTAAAGATGTTCAAAACAAGCAAGCTGATAATGACCCATTAATATCCTGCATAATTGCAAATAaaagattaaaaaaaaaatcggAAAATACAGATTCGACATCTGATGATATGAATAATCAGAGTGATAGTTCTTATATTTCTCATAGTAATgataatgaattaaaatcTGAATCGGAAAATTCGAAAATCGCGATGATAACCAATTCTAATAATTCAGATGAGGATACTGAGGATAAAAGTCTTAGAAATAGTAGCTCTATAAATAGCGACACAAGAAATAGTACATCGGGATATGTTAGCAATTATACAACTTCTGAGGATTATGAGGGTAGCGATAGTAAAAGCAGTAAAACAGttttaaacaaattgtGTGATTCCAAAAAGCTCAAAAAAAGGCACACttcattaaataataaatttatagttgataataaaaatggtaaaATTGATTCAAATgaggaaaataataatactgatataataaaaacatatcatgaaaatattattccGAAAAATGAAGAGACAACAAAAAGGGAAATAAATGTATGTCATATTTctgttaaaaataatagtatatctaataataatgaatatttatataataatagaaaaaacattttaaatgatatttGCGTTCAGAAAAATTCCAATTTTGTAGATTCTACAAAATTTACCAAACTGGAGTATCTGCCTTTTACCCCAACACAAAAagataatttatatgattcCTTAAAAACAtcaataattaataatagtagtaattataatgaaataaagaAAGACACATATGAAGAAATACTCAATGATGTGGTAATAaattatagaaataaaaacgaGGGTGGTATaagtttaaatatattgaatagtaatttatattttaatgaaagaaataaaaaggtAGTTTTATTAGATGGAAAAAACATTGGAACAAGATATCAAagtaattatataaaatattttgatatttttagaaTTAAAACTGTATTAGATTATTATAaactaaataaatataaagttaaaataattataccACAAGAATATGTTATACAGCATTCTGATACACTTAATATTCGTCatttaattcaaaaaaaatctCAAAAAGAAccaatatattatacttCTAACGGAATAAACGAAAAAAACTATCATATTAATTCTAATTATCATAGTGATAACCatctatataaaaataatggctatgatataaataatgatattataGAGGATACTGAAAACAATGAGTTTTATCTTAATACAAAAgatttattgttttttaaacatttgaatatattagGATGTTTAATAACCCACCCATTAGAAAGTTATTAtcaattttgtatatatttaatacaaaaatttaattcGGGGTTTGTTACAAATATCACTATATCTGAGTTAGCTAGTAAATTGcataaatatgaacaagCAATACAGCCCATATTTCCGCATTTAATTTCTTATACATTTCTTGGTGATGAATTTTTACCCAATCCAGATTTTAAATGGCCAACATCGAACAGCATgaaataa